atcACACACACCCCCAATATCTGAACGCACAGAGCAAACAGAACAGCAATcctggcagaagcagcacaaagccagcagctgatctgtccacttctgcttagcgtgCTTTCAGACCCCACCCTTCAGAACGCGGGGAGCGTTATAAGTgcagcgagaaagagatttaaccacacccggggcaggaaaaaaaggaaaaatgttgtttttacaaaagttttaaagtaaaaatgaaaataatgcatatgtaacaattcccatgacaaataacaatctctttgaaTTGTATGTCCGGTAAACCAAAcgagggggtgggcgagtgaagccccttagtgataataatagtattaattaatCTGCGATGTAGTGGGGGCATGACAACTGAATCGCGATAGAGCGGGGGGTTACTATAGTGGGAAaggcttcaaaccctgaggttgtgggttcaaatcgcATGACTGGCACCACTCGGTGACCCTGAgcagtcacttcacctgcctgagctgcagttggaaaaacaaaaagcaatggaACCAATTCtaccataaatgttgtaagtcgccctGGATAAAGGCAtgagccaaataaataaatggaaatgtaaGAGACTCAAAACTTCCTGGAAgataaactatatacagtataaatgatacAGTTTACAGCACTTCCTTTGATTTAACGTGAAATACTCCTCTGCAGATAGAATGCAGTTGTCCCAACACTTCTTCAATTCCTGGAAACGTTTCCTGTTCTCCTCTCCTCCGGTTACTTTTCTTCCCAGATTTCTTCTACGGTAGCAAATCCTCTTCCCTTCActcttaatttaaattttgggaTCAAAACAAAGTCCCCATTAGTGACACCTGGCCAATGTAGGGGTGCGCAAATCAACAATCACGTTGTTTTTAGTCGAATCGTGTTCTGTACAGGCTGGCCGTCATGATACGACGCCGCTGCTTCAGGCGTTTATTCCCTGATGTTAACCTGCAAACGACTCAGCAGTACAGTGTAATGTTGCTGCTTGCCAATAGAAATCTTTATCAGTAACTCAGTTATTGTCAACAGACGTGATCATCGTCGTCTTGGCGTTCCTAATGACCCGGCACTCATTTATTCAGCTTGAATTTGAAAATCACAAGAAGACTGAAGGGTAAATGTCAGAAATCTGCTCTCGGTCTAATCTGCATGATGCCACTTGGCGGGCTGACTAATGAGACTGTAGGCACACGACACTGAGTGGCATAGTCAATAACTACACGCTACTCCCACACTAGTGACTCATTCTGAGAATTTTGGGTCCCCACACCCCAGTGTAGCTTTGGGATATGAAAAGCAAGACAACAGGAGAAGATACAAAGTCCATACACACAGAGTGGCCGAGCAGGAAGGGCACCTCAGTGTGAGGCAGCAACTCCTGCCACTGTGCTGCCACTTTCTTACAGTATTGAATTGgtttaaaaacattaaactgtACTGTTTGTGTCATTGCAGATTTACAGGAGAAAGGCAGCATCTCCGCATCTTCATTTGCTCAGACCTCTCTCCTGGACTATGAGAAGGTGAAGAAACCAACAAGTGGATCAGAGAACTTGACCCCAGCCTCTTCCCAGTGTAGTTCACTTCATGCTACTACAGTAACACAGACCGAAGCCATCACAACTTCTCAACAAGAAGTGAGTAAACACATCCAAGTTCAAACTGGAGAAAAACTTCACtgttgtttggaatgtggcaaacgattcttaCACAGAAGTAGCCTACATAAGCATAAGAAGCTTCACACTGGTGAAAAACCTTTTAGTTgtgctgaatgtggcaaacgattctatGACAGTAGTGGTTTACGGGAGCACACACgaactcacactggagagaaaccatatgtctgttctgaatgtgggaagagGCTCTCCTACAGTAGCAGTTTTCGGAAGCACAAGCGcactcatactggagagaagccatacgtCTGCTCTAAATGTGGCAAACGCTTTTCCAGCAATACTGCTCTTTTTAATCATGCCAAAATTCATGCAGGAGAAACACCTGAATGTGACAAGCAAGACTCAGCCCGTAATGACCTTCATGTTCTTGAAGGAACCCGTCCAAGTGAGAAACCTCATAGCTGTTCTGAGTGTGGGAAACATTTCTCAGACAGCATCAGTCTTAACAGACACCTGACAATTCATACTGGAAAGACTCTccattcttgtccagattgtggCAAGCAATTCTCATTACTCGATCATCTTCAGAGGCACTCACGAATCCATACTGGAGAAAAACCccattgttgtccagaatgtgggaAAAGATTCTTAAAAATACACAATCTTAAATGTCATAtcagaattcatactggagagaagccgtatgtctgttctgaatgtggaaaaagcTATAAAAGCAAGAGTAGTCTTCACAAACATACCAGaagtcatactggagagaaaccttattgTTGCCCTGAATGTGGCAGACACTTCTCACAAGCAAGCTATCTTCAACGCCACAGcagaattcacaccggagagaaacctcattgttgtttggaatgtggcaagcGATTCATACATCTCCCTAGTCTTCATAATCATAGacaaattcatactggagagaagcctcaTTGTTGTTCAGCATGCGGGAAGAGATTCTTTAAAAGATGTCACCTTCAACGGCATGTccgaattcatactggagaaaaaccttattgttgtTCTGATTGTGGTAAGCAATTCTCAAGCAGCAGTAACCTTTATTGCCATGAAAGAATTCATACTGGTGAGAAACGTCatggctgttctgaatgtggcaagtaTTTTTCGAAAAACACCACTCTTAATACCCAcatgagaattcacactggagagaaaccctatggttgttcagaatgtggcaaac
This genomic window from Polypterus senegalus isolate Bchr_013 chromosome 4, ASM1683550v1, whole genome shotgun sequence contains:
- the LOC120528220 gene encoding zinc finger protein 260-like, translating into MASVKQEGMDQQPAHIKEEDCESGAPEGVCVKVEDCEESICVFKEEECKEESAEVNVEDLKDFSFGLALQKREAGPIFKQDVCEESLSNLQPWVTNTRQLATVEISVQVKSELSEREEKITEGGGRKAEEQLGKNLQEKGSISASSFAQTSLLDYEKVKKPTSGSENLTPASSQCSSLHATTVTQTEAITTSQQEVSKHIQVQTGEKLHCCLECGKRFLHRSSLHKHKKLHTGEKPFSCAECGKRFYDSSGLREHTRTHTGEKPYVCSECGKRLSYSSSFRKHKRTHTGEKPYVCSKCGKRFSSNTALFNHAKIHAGETPECDKQDSARNDLHVLEGTRPSEKPHSCSECGKHFSDSISLNRHLTIHTGKTLHSCPDCGKQFSLLDHLQRHSRIHTGEKPHCCPECGKRFLKIHNLKCHIRIHTGEKPYVCSECGKSYKSKSSLHKHTRSHTGEKPYCCPECGRHFSQASYLQRHSRIHTGEKPHCCLECGKRFIHLPSLHNHRQIHTGEKPHCCSACGKRFFKRCHLQRHVRIHTGEKPYCCSDCGKQFSSSSNLYCHERIHTGEKRHGCSECGKYFSKNTTLNTHMRIHTGEKPYGCSECGKRFSQINGLQNHIRFHHTGEKPFSCSECGKRFCDSSSLLRHAQIHTGEKPYCCSECGKRFMCSSNLRRHAQTHTGEKMFCCPECGKRFSFNSSLMRHKQIHRGKPVVNVAVNFSTDPTNTEKVKEDVIAVPNYDDNSHLK